The genomic stretch TCGGTTTTTTGCTGCTTGTATTTCTCGGTAGAAACAGCTGGGTTGGACAGGTTATCGAAAGTATCTTCTCTACTTCGATTATTTTCTCCTGGGGAGCTGCAGTTATTGCTTCAATAGTCGTATCTTTTCCGCTGGTGTACCAGACGATGAAGAACGGGTTTGCTGCGATTGATACGAACCTTATGGATGCAGCGCGGTCTAGTGGTGCAAGTGAATGGCAGGTATTTCGTTATGTTACCTTACCTATAGCTCTTCCTTCGGTCATGACCGCTTATATTCTTAGTTTTGCACGCAGTCTTGGGGAGTTCGGTGCAACCCTTATGATAGCGGGAAATATCCCAGGTAAGACACAAACGGTTCCAACGGCGATTTTTGTTGCGGTGGAGTCTGGGAATATGACGATGGCCTGGCTGTGGACGATCTCGATCATTCTTATATCGTTTCTGCTTCTGCTTCTGACGAGAATGAAGAAAACGAGTTGAATAAACTACAGAAGAGAGGACCATACCGATGAAGCAGAATAAAATAGTGATTCCTCATGAACATGGGGGATGGGCCATGATTAGTGTTCCGTTCTTATTTGGCGTGATGGCAGGGACACCTCGCTTTAGCCATATTCTTTTATTTATAGCGTGGTTGTTCTTGTACTTAGCTTCGTATCCTTTATTACAGGCGATAAAAAGAAAAAAACAGCGGACACATTTATTAAAATATGCCGTCATTTATGGCGTAATTGCTATAGCAGCGCTCCTGTATCCTCTTATTGACAAACCTCAATTATTTTATTTCGGAATCCCATTCCTGATCTTATTAAGTGTGAACATATGGCATGTTAAGAAGAAAGCGGAACGAGCTATTTTGAATGATTTCTGTGCCATTGTGATCTTTTCCTTGGGAGGAGCTGCATCTTACTTGTATGCAGGCGGTTCCTGGGATGCAGAGATGCTGACCATTGTGCTCTATAACTTACTTTACTTCATGGGAACAGCGCTGTTCGTGAAAACGATATTTCGAGAAAGAGGCAATTCAGCTTGGGAGAAAGCAGCTAAAATCTATCATATATTGATTCTGTTCATTCCATTTATATTAGGTCAACCTTGGATGGTCTTACCTTATATTTTCCCGCTGGTGCGTGCGTTTCTGTACGCTGGGAAATCCATGAAGCCCATGAAAGCAGGAATTCTGGAGGTGATTGGAGCATTACAATTTATTATCATCTCGTGGTTCGTGTATTGAAGAGGACATCCATTATCATCGAGAAAAAGAGTATAAGTGTAGCAATTGCAATAATTAGACGAGAAATAGACCGATCCAGCGTGATGGCGGTCTATTTTTTATACGATCATAACGGGCTTTTGAGATGATAATGTTAAAAAATAGAGCAACTATCGACCTAAACTGCTCCATGCTACCTGTTGTAACGTTTTTTCGTTAGCGTAATGAGAGAACCTTATTTTTTCTCTAGTAGGACCCACATAACCTCAGGTTCATCTCCTACTAGGGTTATCATCCGCTCCTCATTAACCTTAGATGTTTTCCTTTATCCAAGAACGCAACTTATCAACATAGAAAGATCGTTCATCTGGATCTGACTGAGGACCCGTTGACAGATAAAGTTGATCATTAACATATCTAGGGGCATGGAGATGAAGTCCTTAAAAGCAGGGGCCAACATTAGTTGTGCTTTTTTTAGCTGTTGACTTTAAAAATCCATGCTGATAATATTAGTTTCACAGTCTAACAGTTAGATTGTGAAACTAATATTATGAAGGAGGGTTTAAATGAAAATGGATGAAAAGCAATTTGAAAACTACGTCGATACGTTTGTTCAGAGAACTCAATCAATATCAATTAATATGCAATCTATACAAAAGGAATTTTTTAAAGCGAGCAGTATTACCCCTGACCAGTTTAATTTAATGAATGTCATTAATACTACTGAGCATTGCACATCGAGTTTTTTAGCTAAAGCGCTTAATGTCAAAAAAAGCTCTATCACTGCTATAGTGAATCGCTTAACTGATAAAGGCTTAATTAAACGTGAGTTTAATGAGAAAGATAAACGAGAGGTTTTCCTTGAATTAACAGAAGAAGGACAGAACAAATTATCTGAAGAAAAGGAGAAAATATTAGAAATATTAAAACCTTTAAGAAATAACCTCACTGTTGAAGAAATAGAGAAATTAAACCTGTATTTATCTATGATTGATACGCAATTGAATCTAGTTAAGAAGGATATAATTAAACATGAAATTTAATATAAGATTATACGGCGTTATTGTTGGTTTACTATTCATCTTGTTGTCTTGGGCACAGACATTTTTTATCAATTATCTAATCCCATTAGGATTAGTAGCAATTGTTTTGTCTATAACCAATATTATAGTAGTTAAGAAGCGCTTAAATGAAAAGCTTTATCGTGGCTTGCTAGGCATTTCTGTTTTGTTCATAGCTATAGAATCCTCTGGATGATCTTTAATAAGATTGGATTATTTGCAGTTGCACAAGTTTCATTTATATTAACAGGATTTACACTAATTGTTTATGCCTTAGGGATCTATACGAAAATGAATCGAAATTTCAAATCGATAGTGTTGAGAATTGGTATATGGATTTCTCTAATCGTTTTAATTTCGGTTACTGCATTTTTATTAATTTTTGTAATTTCTCCAAAACCAGTTACTTTATATTTGCAAAGTACTAATGGGGCAGAAAATACTTACAATGTACAGCCATCAACAACCAAAATTATTGATGGTAAATATCAGTTGACTAGTAATATTCAATACGGAGAAAAATATCCACGAAGTAATTTAAATATCATTACACCAAATGGTCAATTTGACGAAAAGCGTCCAACATATTTTTATGTTCATGGTGGCGGCTTTATAATGGGAGACTCAATGCAAGGAGATCCTAACGCAGAATCGGCCAATAATGCTACGTTATACCATTATGAAAAAATGATTGATCAAGGTTATAACGTAGTAACAATAAACTACGCATTGGCTCCTCAATATGTACACCCAACACCTGTCATACAATTAACTGAAGCTGTGCAATTCATGCAAAAAAATGGAGATAAATTCGGTATTAATATGGATGACGTAGTCTTTGCCGGTGGTAGTTCTGGAGGATATATAGTTACAGAATTTACAACAATCCAAGCAAACCCTAAGTTTGCAAAAGAAGTGGGAATTGATCCCATTATTGAACTAAAGAATATTAAAGCTTTAGTATTAGAATCATCCCCGTTTGATGCGAATCGCGGCCATAGAACGGTAAAAGAAAGTGTATTTACTGACTATGTCTTCGGTCAAAGTTTGGCTGCGTATATCAATGAGCCGGTGATCAGCAGTGATAAAGAAAAATTAGAGCTTCTAAATTTAATTCCAAAAGCGACGAGTAATTTTCCTCCAACCTTTATTAGTGACGGGAACACTGGTACATTTGCAGACCAGGCGGAGGATTATTATCACCAATTAAAAGAACTTGGGGTTAAAACCGACTTGTACATTCCTGATATAAATGAAGGTGAAGAAGGTCATGGTTTTATGGTGCAAAATATTGAGAGTATAGCAGCGCAAACTTACCTTGAAAGAAAATTTGATTTTCTAGATAGTTTAGATTGATCTTTGAACAGAAAGTGAAACTATAGAAACACTTCTTTAACTGGAGTCGATGTATTTTAATCACTCTTGTTAGAGAAGTGTTTTTTCGACTTTTTCTGAGTGCATTGGAAAGAAGCTTTAAATATTGATACTTGAAAATTTTAGATCATTAGTAATTATTGTGGGGTGACAAAACTTTTGCTATTTTCGATTCAGTTTCTTTGACTCTTCATTTGGATTGCACTGGTTATTCATGTAGAAGTGCAAAACGATCCACCAAAGATTTTACCTAAATTCCATAATGCTCACTTTGGTGATTCCTAGCAGTTTGAGAAACCAGATCCAGATGCAGGACTGAAACTCCTTATTCACTCCATTTATGATGAACCTCACTATCGATGGTATTAAACTATTCTGCCAGCTACAGAAAAAGCAACCGGTCTGTTGATCGGTTGCTTACTTGTTCTTTTGAACTATCGTTTTTCCGTTAGCGTAACAATAAATTTAGATTATAGCATTGAATCCGCTATTTTTTGGATTTCCTGATCATCAAGTGGCCTTCCTGTAAAATCAGTAATTATATACTGTATTCCTGAGTGAACAAAAGTTAAGCTTTTATAATCTCTAGTTAACAAAATAGCTGGAACTTCTCCTTTTAAGAATAATTTCTTTGCATAGGAAGCTCCATCATAATGCTTAATACGATCAAATTTTTTATTCTCTTTACTAATGCTTAATAATATTTGATCTCCTGCCTCAAATCCATAATATCGGACTTCTATTTGTTCTTTACTGATATCTTTTGTTTCAGTTTTTTTTATATTGTAAGGAAGAAACGTAGGAAGAGTTATTTTTAACCCACTCCGATTTTCATATGACTTGATAACTTTCTCTTCAGTTTGATCAATGTTCACCCATTCGTTATGTCCTGATACGTTTATCATCACCATTAATACGAGTACTATGTAGTTAAACAATCTTGTTCCTCCTTAATAAAAGATCCATGTTTTTATTAAGGTTACCTGAGCAAAACTTATTATTCATCGAGATAAAGTTTCGTACATTTCGTCACGCTATCCTACTCTGCTGGTTTGTAAATAAAAGAGAGCAGTTGCCAAGTGGTAAGCTGCTCCCTGCTGTGTTCATCTAACGTTTATTCTGTTAGCTCAATGAAGAACTCGGAATATAAATACTAAATTACTATTTACTTTCTAACAGCTATCCCGTATTTTTCTGGATGATTGATGTACTCTTCATAATTAAGTGATCCTTTAAACTCAAATAACTTAGATGTATTGTTGTATTCAAACACCAGTAGTTGTCCACGAATGCCAGAATGCGTTCCGTCATCTTTCACACCAATAATGTTTGAGGAAATTTGGATGAATTCGTTATTACTGCTTACAGTTACATTGGATGGTGGAATAATTGTTGGTTCAACCTTTTGGTTAGGTTTAAAGGCAATGATCAACAAGCTTAACAGTATTCCAGTTAATATTATCTTCGTGTAGTTTTCATTCATAATATCCTCCTAAGACGCTTTTTTAAATAGCATATGTTTATATTCACCAAGTACCATAAAACCCTTTGTGAGGAATATTTATGTGTCTGTTTAATCAACTTTCCTGCCGGTTTACATAACTAAAAGGAGCAACTGCCAACTGGCAAGCTGCTCCTCCATACATTGGGGATGATATTCCTATAAGCTTAAAGAAAAGCAACCGGTTTATTGATCAGTTGCTTACTTTTTCTTCTTGAACCATATTTTCGCTAACAATATTGAATCTAATAGTCTCTCATAAATCACAACACGTCATCTAAAGAGAAGGTTACGATCAAATTTCTGAATCGAGATCTTTATTTATCCTCTATTAGCTCATCAAATTTTTCAACGAAATTTGATATCTTAGAATCTAATTCTTGATCTGCTTCACCGTTCATATAATAATAGACTATCAAATTACCATTATTCACAAGAAAAGTTTTATACTTAGGATCTTTGAAAGATTTTTCTTGTTCCTCTGCTTCTTCTGTATCTTTAAGAAAATATATAGCAAAATTCGCATCTTTATTTAAAAAATAATGATAATAATTTTCCTCCATATTATCCCCGAATGTTACTTCGATTCCTTCATTACTTAACATGTCTCCAACTTTTTTAGGAGATATCTTGTCTCCACAAGCAGTTAATAACAAAGTTAAACAGAAACATATTGCTAAAGACCATAACTTTTTCATTAGTTACTCCTTATTTCTCTTATTTTTTAATGTGTAAATGATATTGTAAATCTGCAGATGAACCTAATGCAGATGATACTTTAAAATAATAGGTTCCTGGACTTAGATATACATCGTTCCGTTCATCATAACCATCAGCACTATCTGCAAGTCTCGCGACTTGTGTTCCAGAACTGTTAAATATAGTAACATTATAGTTATAACTACCTTTAGGATTATTTAATATTACCTTATGATAGCCACCTGTTGTAGCTTGAAATTTCCAGTAGTCAGGATCTTGAGTTGAGGTAATTGTTCCTCCTCCCCATTCATTAACTAATATGTCATCTGGAGAAACAGCCATTGAGTTATTGTCTTCCCATTCATATCTGTACCTTTGATTATCTGGAGCCGTAAATTCCGGGTCAAAAGGAACAAGAATTGCACTAGAATTACCATTCACACAATATTTCCCACACCCGTAGTTAGTTCCTTCTTGTGCAGTTATTTTATACATACTCTTTGTACTATCAGTATTATCCAATTTAACTGTCGAATAATACCACTTACCTGATACAAATTCATTAGGATCGTATGATCCTACAGAAACATCTGGTTCACTTTTACTACCTGCAACACCCCAGCTGTTTAAAATTTGTGTATCTAAATATGGATCCGGAAAATTAGATTCAAAAGCTGATCCCGCTGCATCCCTAGCAAAGGCTTTATTTTCGTAATCATAAAAAACTGCTGAATGCTCATAAGTATCAAATGTAGAATCATAGAAACCTACTGTAGCACTCCTAAAATAAATTTGTTGATGACTAAATCTTTCATAACTTGAAGTAACATATATACTAGAGTCTCCTTTCCAAGGAACCCAATCTTCAGCTGGAGCAGCATTTACATTAGAAACACCTATAAAAATCATCATTGTCGCAAGAACTATCGATATGAATTTTTTAAACATTAATTTTGTACCTCCGACGTAACCGTGTTAATTGGTTTCCAATTTTCATTATCTCCAGTTACTTTTTCTACTAATCTAACTTCTTCCTGTGACTTTAATTTTAAAAGATTTTCACCAGTTCCCTTTACTTTTAAGCCATATATTTTTAGTCCGTCATTGTTAAGTTCATTCAATCTCTCTTTAAATACATGAATAAGTTCTTTTTTTGCTTCCACAGAACGTTGTTCCTCTTGTGCTTTTTCTGCATTGGGATTTTGTTCTAATATAAGTGATCTTTCTTTTAGAGAAACTTCTTCCTCATAATTTTCAATTTGATTTACAAGCATAGTTTTGAGATCATCTTCATATTTAACCACTGCATCTTCAATTGTTTGGTCCTCTTCTAAAATAAATCCACCGCTGATTACTTCGTCTTCATACGTGTATGCATGATACATTGCTTCGATTTCTATTCCCGTTTCAGTTGAAATCGCTTTAGCAATTTCAACTTCATGCTGTCCATCTAAGGAGATTAATGCCTCTATTTCTTGATTCGTGTTCTCTTCTAGTATTTTCAGCTCTTTCTCTGAAGTATTAATTCTATCACTAATTGTGAATTCATCTGAATTAAGAGCTGGATTCTCTGCCTTTAAAGTTGGTGTATTAAATACGATTCCAATTGCCATTAGAGTAGTAAAAAATAGACCTCCTATAATCAGTTTATTTTTTTTGTTTTTCATACGTCCTCCTGAGTTGTATTGTTTATTTTCAATTGGAAACTATATACTAATATTATCAGAAAATACAGGAAAAATATAACAATTAATATTCTCTATGCTAGATAGAACTAAGAAAGTTATCATCTTAATAGTCGATAATATAAGAGGCACTTTAAGTGTAGAAAGTATCACACTGTAATACTTTCTACATACATTTTAGAGAGGTTAATGATGCTAGCATTAAAATATACAGAGTTCCCAGATACATATATTGAATTCTCAAATAGAGGAATATAACCCTCTTCCAACAGAAATAGATTGCGATAACTATAAATTTTAGAAATGAAAAAAATCAGATACAAAACTTAAATAGCTTCAATTTCATTTAGTTTTTGTTCAAGATTATTTATATCTTCATTTTTCTTGGCTACAAGTTTTAAAAAGTTATTCCGAAGTCTCAGCATTAATTAAACTAATCTGTTCGTTAGCTAAAAGAAAAAGCAACCGGTCTTTTGAGCGGCTGCTTACTTGTTCTTATTGAGCTATCGTTTTACAGTTAGCTTAATGAGTTATCTCTAATAAAATCAATCATTCGGCAATGTCCAACCCCCTTAATTAATTTCAGGTGGTCCCTCCAGAAGCAAATTGATATAACCCAATTGAAATTAAAAACAGTACGAGAAAGATAATTCCGATTAGTACTACTATCTTGAATGTTCCAGAAGATTGCGATTTATGTTTGAGTTGACTTTCGACACTTATCAATCGATCTTTAATTTCTTGAATTTCTTTTTCGTGTTCCATTATTTCTCCCCTTCACTTAGGTTCATACTTTTTTTAATTAAGTGATTTTTCTTAGAATTACTGCTGTACAGACAGATACAACACTAGCTAAGTTTTTTCGTTAGCGTAAACATCAAATTATATCGATAAAGATGGATAAAGATGAAATGATTTGTTGCTGTAAATTATTACTTAAACCCTCTCAAATCGGAGTACAATGTTTTCAAGATTATCCTTGCTAGCCTTTACCTGAATACCTTGGGACTGTATAACCGTATGGGTTGGAGATAATGATTTTATAGCAAATATATCATCGATTTTTAACATCACACTTTTATAGATTTATTACTCATGGATTTGCATAGCTACCGCTTTAAGGTAATCAACTGTCACATCAGGATCAACAGTTGCAATTACATAGAGATGATCGTTTGATACTATATATACGACTTTTGGTTGGTCATCTATAATTACTGCTTTGTATCCATTAATTTCCTCTACACTGATTTTAGCGGCATCATAATATTCCGAATTTTTAAAATATTCTACTGTTGATTCTTGAGTTCCCTGTATATCATTTTGAAAAATTTGGATCTCAGATCCACTTTTCAGCTTATAATCAACTCTAGTTTGAATTTCATCACCAAAATCAGTTGCCAAAGCGTTCAAATCAATAATTGGGTTTTCACTAATTTCTGTGACTGCAGCTTTAGACTTGCTAGAAAGAGGCTTGCCTACTAAATCCAAAGGAATATGATTTCCTGCTTGATAAACCTCTAATAAAGGAGTAGTTGTATACGAGTAGTCAGTTGATACATCAGCAGTTTGTTCCACTTTATATGAAGCTGTTATTGTTTCATCACTGGCGTATACATTCAAGGTATATGCTCCTCCAAGAAGTAATGTAGCAGCAAGACTACAGGAAAGTATTTTTTTCTTCATTTTTATCCATCCCCTATATACTTATATATTTTTTCCTTGCTCTTTAAATATTACTAGAGAAGTATATCACGTCATCGTTATACTCATCAGTCATAATTTACCAATATTAATATTATTTCTATAATGACTCTTTAGTAATAGGGAATAATATTAACAAACATGCATACATCCACAAAACATCTATACTACACAGCTACCACACATTTATTGAACTATACTGCCCGTTAACTTAACGAAAGGCAATTGTAATTTTTACTGTTTCCTATCAATAAATATCCAAGTGTAATATATCAACCAAAATACAATAGGAACCAGCAACACATAATGTCTCTGATTTGCTGGAAAAAAGTAAAGTAAAAATAGCCCGATTATAAACATTGGTGGCATTAGAATAAAGAACTTC from Paenibacillus polygoni encodes the following:
- a CDS encoding anti sigma factor C-terminal domain-containing protein is translated as MKNKKNKLIIGGLFFTTLMAIGIVFNTPTLKAENPALNSDEFTISDRINTSEKELKILEENTNQEIEALISLDGQHEVEIAKAISTETGIEIEAMYHAYTYEDEVISGGFILEEDQTIEDAVVKYEDDLKTMLVNQIENYEEEVSLKERSLILEQNPNAEKAQEEQRSVEAKKELIHVFKERLNELNNDGLKIYGLKVKGTGENLLKLKSQEEVRLVEKVTGDNENWKPINTVTSEVQN
- a CDS encoding YwiC-like family protein produces the protein MKQNKIVIPHEHGGWAMISVPFLFGVMAGTPRFSHILLFIAWLFLYLASYPLLQAIKRKKQRTHLLKYAVIYGVIAIAALLYPLIDKPQLFYFGIPFLILLSVNIWHVKKKAERAILNDFCAIVIFSLGGAASYLYAGGSWDAEMLTIVLYNLLYFMGTALFVKTIFRERGNSAWEKAAKIYHILILFIPFILGQPWMVLPYIFPLVRAFLYAGKSMKPMKAGILEVIGALQFIIISWFVY
- the modB gene encoding molybdate ABC transporter permease subunit — encoded protein: MDIDFVQIWSPIRLSLQVAAISSVLSTCAGIFIAWCMSISRFPGKVIAETLFMLPLVLPPTVIGFLLLVFLGRNSWVGQVIESIFSTSIIFSWGAAVIASIVVSFPLVYQTMKNGFAAIDTNLMDAARSSGASEWQVFRYVTLPIALPSVMTAYILSFARSLGEFGATLMIAGNIPGKTQTVPTAIFVAVESGNMTMAWLWTISIILISFLLLLLTRMKKTS
- a CDS encoding DUF4367 domain-containing protein; this translates as MFNYIVLVLMVMINVSGHNEWVNIDQTEEKVIKSYENRSGLKITLPTFLPYNIKKTETKDISKEQIEVRYYGFEAGDQILLSISKENKKFDRIKHYDGASYAKKLFLKGEVPAILLTRDYKSLTFVHSGIQYIITDFTGRPLDDQEIQKIADSML
- a CDS encoding alpha/beta hydrolase; amino-acid sequence: MIFNKIGLFAVAQVSFILTGFTLIVYALGIYTKMNRNFKSIVLRIGIWISLIVLISVTAFLLIFVISPKPVTLYLQSTNGAENTYNVQPSTTKIIDGKYQLTSNIQYGEKYPRSNLNIITPNGQFDEKRPTYFYVHGGGFIMGDSMQGDPNAESANNATLYHYEKMIDQGYNVVTINYALAPQYVHPTPVIQLTEAVQFMQKNGDKFGINMDDVVFAGGSSGGYIVTEFTTIQANPKFAKEVGIDPIIELKNIKALVLESSPFDANRGHRTVKESVFTDYVFGQSLAAYINEPVISSDKEKLELLNLIPKATSNFPPTFISDGNTGTFADQAEDYYHQLKELGVKTDLYIPDINEGEEGHGFMVQNIESIAAQTYLERKFDFLDSLD
- a CDS encoding MarR family winged helix-turn-helix transcriptional regulator, producing the protein MKMDEKQFENYVDTFVQRTQSISINMQSIQKEFFKASSITPDQFNLMNVINTTEHCTSSFLAKALNVKKSSITAIVNRLTDKGLIKREFNEKDKREVFLELTEEGQNKLSEEKEKILEILKPLRNNLTVEEIEKLNLYLSMIDTQLNLVKKDIIKHEI